The nucleotide window TAAATTTTTGGTTTGTTTTTATTATTTCTAGCCTCTGGAAAGTCTCTATCTAGCTTAACTTCAAGGGGGAACATAATTGTGTTGACAACATCTGCTAATTTTGAATCAAGGATAAATTCAGGCAAATTATTTTTATAAAAAAGCCAAAAGCCTGATAAAAATAATGTAATAACTATTAGCCATTTAAGCATTGGATAAACCTAAGTTTTGTGATATGCATTATTCTACTAAAATGTAATAAATTATGAAAGTAAAACTTCGCAGAATGAGCGGTTTAGGAAATGATTTTCTTATCTATGATGCTAGAACGCAAAATAAATTGAGTGAAATTATTAAAAACATTTCAAACCTTAGTTCAAGAAAAAATAAGGAAACTAAGGGTTGCGATCAATTTATCATTATGAAATCTGCTGAAAATGCTGATGTTTTTATGGAGATTTATAATGCAGATGGCAGTGAGGTTTCAGCCTGCGGAAATGCTACTAGATGCATTGGTTTTTTAATCTCAGAAGAAATTTCACAAAAAATTGTTCAAATTCAAACTAAAGCAGATAATTTAATTTCAGAAAACCTAGGTAATAATTTGGTTTCAGTGAATATGGGTAAGCCAATTTTTGAGTGGAATAAAATTCCACTTAGTGAAAATTTTGATGTTTTCAATATTCCAATTAGCGTTGAAGGTTTTGAAGTCCCAAGTGCTGTGAGTATGGGAAACCCTCATTTAGTGTTCTTTACTAATGTTATTAACATTGATA belongs to Rickettsiales bacterium and includes:
- the dapF gene encoding diaminopimelate epimerase — protein: MKVKLRRMSGLGNDFLIYDARTQNKLSEIIKNISNLSSRKNKETKGCDQFIIMKSAENADVFMEIYNADGSEVSACGNATRCIGFLISEEISQKIVQIQTKADNLISENLGNNLVSVNMGKPIFEWNKIPLSENFDVFNIPISVEGFEVPSAVSMGNPHLVFFTNVINIDNFEVKKFGEPLESHNFFPQKTNVEFAKIIDRKN